TGCTGACCGCTCCACAAACCAGTTATCCCCAAGCAGAACTGTTATCTCATTTGTGTGTATCAATTGCCCAGGCATGAATGCCATAGGCCCAAATGGCACCTGTATACAAAAAACACAAtacatattttcatattatgAATATACAGCAGTAGTTCTTATCAGGAGGCAAGTGAGTTAATACTCATTTTGACTGGTTCCTCTCTTGGATGTGTTGATGTGTTTGTCAAATGattgtttgaaattatttataatagtgGTATTGTCTATAACATGTTGTGGTAGCGCGTTTAATTTGTCTATGATTCTTGTGTCAAAAAAGTGTCTCTTGTTCCGTGTTGTAATTGTGGCTATTTATGAATAATAGGCCTCATAATATAGATTTATAGAGCGTAgtgcacataccactcaagagtgcccAAGGATGAACtttatgaaaaaatataatCTGTTCTGGGTCAGCTATAGTTATATAGATATTGATGAGAGCTGAAGATTATCGATAACTAAGTAACTTAAAGAAATTAGTTTGAGGAAGTTGAAAGCGTGTCAATGAAATGTCACAAGGTATTTATACCATTTGtgtctgtatttttttttggttcaacaaaaaagtaataatttttcagtttattaaataaattatattatatatacatatacttaTGCAATTGTCAATTGAATGACGCACTATACAACCCACAAGAGAGGTTTGTCTGATGTGTGTCATACCTTATGTATACCATGACACATAATTAGTGATGGACTTTTACAGAACAATGACGCACCATTGACAGTCATTTTTTGGTGACGGTCCCTGCATAAtcatttatttgtaaatgatgGGCCTCTCCCAGCAGGGGTCATATAGGGTCATATAGTGTGccatacaataacaacaaaaagtGCATTATACCATAACTTGATGGGTCACTTTGTCTGGCAATGTTTTTAGACGTTCTTCTAAAGTTTCATAATCACTTTTGAATGATTCCCTGTAAAAAGTAGTAGAGAAGTAGGTTTTATGCATGATGAGGTAATTGTATTAATTAAGATAGCATGACACTCAACTCTAACGAATCGCCCTCCCCTCCCCAAGTAGGCTAGAGGGCCTAGACTACTATTACTACTTGGCatacctagctaggccctactaggtAGGCCAAGTAGTAATAGTAGTCAGGCCTACTAGGCTGGAGGCCCTacggctagtagtagtactatgaTGCCTAGTAGGCTAGATAGAGAGGGCCAGGCCGGGGGCCACCAGCCAGGCTAGCtagctagtctaggcctagtatagggccaggcctagcccCCAGCCTACTTACTAGCCTAGCTGCTAGAAAATGGGCTATTGCTTGAATTTAATGGCTTTTTAATGGCTAGACTTAAGGCAAAAATAATCTAAACTGTATATAAAATACTCACCATTGTTGTAACTTGGAAAGTGTTTCTTGAAATGCCTTTATTTGCTCTTCTTCGAGCCTTGTTATCTTCGATGAATTCATCACACACTGGTTTCTATTCTTACAAAAATAACACACCGTGACCTATTGAAAAATAACGCTGCGTCCTATTGGTTTAAAGTTATTTGTTGTTAAAAAGTGACCAATGACAGATCAGATTATAGAAGTTCCGGAATCAGGATAACCATTCAACAAAATGGCTGCCTCCGTGTCCGTCATGCCGTTTTTACGGAGGAGCTGCACATTTCTTAAATGTTTTCCAACTTACGCCGTACGAATACAATGTGCATCTAGAAAACCATGGGAACCTCCGAAACATCCGTATGTTCAAATATTAGtacatttattgtttaatttaataagcATAGGCCTATAGAAGGTACATTTTATAAGACGTcgagctagctaggcctaggctaggcctaagtaaGTTATTGTTTTTTGTACAAATAAGAAAGGTTGCCTGCCCGAGTGCCGCAGCTGACATGGAATGGCTACGAGGTCGTTTCGGCCAAAGACATTTCGACCAGTCAGTAGTCGTTTCGTCTTGTTTTGGCCCTGACAGCTAACaaactaggcctataaacaatttattattaatttatttaaaaagtaaaatttaatgTAGGGGgcctatttaatattaattaactaGCCTAGGTTAGGCCTCTagagctagctaggcctatatttcttGAATTGagaactaggctaggcctaggtagtagtcTATCctataatttgattttttttaaaattgtttttgatcAATATTAGGATTGATTACTTGGCAACCAGACCACTTGATACAACTATTTATGAAAATGACATTACAAAAGAAAACGAAGAATTATTAAAAGAGTGGAACATAAAAAAGCACCAGTATGACACAAGTCCACTGAAGGAAGCACCGTGGGAAAAAGGCAAATGGGTACCGAAATCAAAGAGAACAGGTTTAGTTGGAATGAAACTTGGAATGATGAGACTATGGAATAAAGAGGGCGAACCATTAGCAACGACCGTAGTTCAGGTATTGcattacttaaagatgtattgattGTCCTTTTGACTAATtctaaaaaatttaaaaaaaaaaccaggcgaaatgtaatcaaattaatttacctattaattatgtacactttttgtttttggctcaaattttttacttaaagtgaataacgttaatattactttttttgatatggccaatttaaatttagaatattttcaccttttttgtgtttcaagggacaatacatctttaatactaGAAATCAGGAAAGGCAACTTAACTTCAAAACTTTCAGTAATATAAAGCTCTAACCCATTCTGtacatttataattttcttGCAGAATATCATTCATTGGCATGATACCATAGGCCTACCTTTGATTTACATCTAtgcttatatagcgccctctataattaccgaGAAGGCAGTAGTGATTATATTTGTCGCATTATGCAGAAAAAATGTCTTGACCAGTGGCGTAACAGTTGAGCACGTACTGGCTTATGGGGGCCCCCTGAgtagtgcccagaggaaaaaacagccattaaaataggcctatgttgaaaaaggctaaaaatggCCGAAGCCTGTTACGCTACTTCTCTTGACCCGTACTGTAACAGTGCCAATTTAATCAAAAatagtgtttttattttatatttttataaacaataataaacaaaaatgtattcttGTTTGTTAtagtaacatttttatttgattttgtgTGCATTTGTTTTCCAGGTTTTAGAAAACACAGTACTGAAGTATGAAAGCCCTGAGGAGTATAAATATAGTTCAAAGCGTGGAAACTACGCTGCATTAACAGTTGGGTCCAAAAACATACCACCGGATTCTGTAAGTAGAAAGATCTATACAAAGATTGTTGTCATTTATAATTAGACAGTTTTATTATTGTGTAAGTAGTATTCAATAGAATCTAtccttaataatttatttaataaatattcaatgtaATATTCTTGTACTGTGCCTTCATCAGTGCTTATTAAACTCAATGATATCTTTGTGCTGGGTGGCTTCAAAGTCTACTCAGCCTAAGCTTGTTTTTAAGGCCTTCTATTAGAGTCTAAATTCAACACAGCACATACCACTGGATATCGTATCCATTATTTGTTTGTAAGTACCCTTGACAGTGGACACCCCACGCTCTACATGTCTCTCGCCACATCATTCTAACCCTTGCTTTATCTGTTTTATTTCAGCGTGACAGAAGCTATATCGAACTGTTTAAAGGAACAGGTGTCCCTGTTAAAGATTTTTTGGCAACATTTACGATATCTGAAAATGCCAAGCTTCAACCAggtaactttatttttattctgtatGAGAATTACCAATGATGGAAAATTAGGTTTCTTATTGACTGTTTGTTGTCATATGACTCTAAATCAAATTTCCACTGGTTCATTGACCGACCAGTTAGAACACAGTCTATAGTAATGCTGTGTGGCTTATTGTTTGTAGGACCAGTTGGAACACAGTCTATAGTAATGCTGTGTGGCTTATTGTTTGTAGGACCAGTTAGAACACAGTCTATAGTAATGCTGTGTGGCTTATTGTTTGTAGGACCAGTTAGAACACAGTCTATAGTAATGCTGTGTGGCTTATGGTTTGTAGGACCAGTTAGAACACAGTCTATAGTAATGCTGTGTGGCTTATGGTTTGTAGGACCAGTTAGAACACAGTCTATAGTAATGCTGTGTGGCTTATGGTTTGTAGGACCAGTTAGAACACAGTCTATAGTAATGCTGTGTGGCTTATGGTTTGTAGGACCAGTTAGAACACAGTCTATAGTAATGCTGTGTGGCTTATGGTTTGTAGGACCAGTTAGAACACAGTCTATAGTAATGCTGTGTGGCTTATTGTTTGTAGGACCAGTTAGAACACAGTCTATAGTAATGCTGTGTGGCTTATGGTTTGTAGGACCAGTTAGAACACAGTCTATAGTAATGCTGTGTGGCTTATGGTTTGTAGGACCAGTTAGAACACAGTCTATAGTAATGCTGTGTGGCTTATGGTTTGTAGGACCAGTTAGAACACAGTCTATAGTAATGCTGTGTGGCTTATGGTTTGTAGGACCAGTTAGAACACAGTCTATAGTAATGCTGTGTGGCTTATGGTTTGTAGGACCAGTTAGAACACAGTCTATAGTAATGCTGTGTGGCTTATGGTTTGTAGGACCAGTTAGAACACAGTCTATAGTAATGCTGTGTGGCTTATGGTTTGTAGGACCAGTTAGAACACAGTCTATAGTAATGCTGTGTGGCTTATGGTTTGTAGGACCAGTTAGAACACAGTCTATAGTAATGCTGTGTGGCTTATGGTTTGTAGGACCAGTTAGAACACAGTCTATAGTAATGCTGTGTGGCTTATGGTTTGTAGGACCAGTTAGAACACAGTCTATAGTAATGCTGTGTGGCTTATTGTTTGTAGGACCAGTTAGAACACAGTCTATAGTAATGCTGTGTGGCTTATGGTTTGTAGGACCAGTTAGAACACAGTCTATAGTAATGCTGTGTGGCTTATTGTTTGTAGGACCAGTTAGAACACAGTCTATAGTAATGCTGTGTGGCTTATGGTTTGTAGGACCAGTTAGAACACAGTCTATAGTAATGCTGTGTGGCTTATGGTTTGTAGGACCAGTTAGAACACAGTCTATAGTAATGCTGTGTGGCTTATGGTTTGTAGGACACAAACATTTTCATTTGCAattcataaagctctgtctacactatcacactttatgtgacaaaaaaatgtatatcacttgggcatatcactaccattatttgggcacgtcatactttttttgtcatcaaactagtttgatagtgtagacagagcttaacaatgattgatttattttcaGGTACACCTTTGTTTGCATCACATTTTAGACCAGGAATGAAAATTGATGTTTGTGGGAAAACGTAAGTTCTACTATAAACCTCTAAAATATACTAGGAGCCATGtcattttatttcctttttaacttgtttttgcaactattttaatttttcttccTGTTACTTCATCATGtggtaaataaacaaaaatgattaacatttaatattttgtagtaAAGCTAAGGGTTTTCAAGGTGTGATGAAACGATGGGGTTTCAAAGGGCAGCCAGCCTCTCATGGAGCTACTAAGACACATAGAAGAATCGGTGGTTTAGGAGGTGGAGGGGTAGGTACAATTCTTCCATAAGGACTTAAATTTTCAATGCCATACAATGCACagaatttaacaaaatttaaaactgTGCAGTACAATATAATTCTttgcatttataaataatacagtacaatatatataatatattatattacatttttttatgatgTTCTAGTCGCCCAGTCGAGTCTGGCCTGGAAAGAAGATGCCGGGGATGATGGGAGATAGATGGAGGTGGAAGTATAATTTACAGGTAAGCATTGTCTTTATATTTTCCTTTCTTCTAATTTTGAACTTTACTTCCACTACCATCATCTTCATCACTATGTCCACATTTAGAGTTGGAGTCCACTAcataactatttttatttatttacaatcttTAAAAAGGATAACCCATGCAGATTCTTCATTAAAAAGTATGGTTCAAACAAAATACTTGAAAACACAATATTGGAATTTTCTTTTTCACTGGTGATTTGGATATCAGGAAACAATACTCTATGAAGAACTGTACAATGAAGTATCATGTATTGTTAAATTGCCTTTGATATAAGATGGTGCAAATAAATTGATGAAatgatttttgtaaaaaaattccTCAATTCAGCTTTTGTGTCTGCTACGGATTTGTATTTACCTTTGAATTGTTTTGATGCTTTTTATTCAGTTGTCATAAAGATACCGagatatatataatagatattgtTCTCacaatgaatattttattacattgaTAGTCTTTTATAGCTTAcataatgattatttttttcctttacCAGATTCTTCGCATTAATACCAAACACAACCTTTTATACATTGCTGGCACTTTCCCTGGATTCAAGTACGATTTTTGCAAGATTAAAGATTCACAAATTACTCCTCTCACGACTGCACCCCCCTTCCCAACATTCTCTCCAGATTTGGACGAGTCACTGGATGAAGATCTCTACGCTgatcaaatttttaaattttccgaTGAGAGTATAAAATATGAAGAGGAAGAATGAAATGACTGtagtattttaatttcttaaaaaTCAATTGATTACAAAGAACATCACCAAATTGTAAATGAAATATTGATTGCTAGAATAGCTTAGTATTTGTTTGAATCATCGCAATAATTTGCGATTATTCAGCACTTCTACTAAATGATATGACACTAGGCTATCACActattcaatgttttatttttgtgttttacAAGAATTTGTTGTCGCATGtacgatttttttaaatatgcaagTTTCCATCTAATTAATAGGCAGGTTGCATACTCCAGTGAAACAAGCAGATTGTGTGTCACACTATGAGGTACTGTGTCAGTTCAGTatcttttgtaaataaataaactgaataACTAACAATCTGTACTGttttataaaatacagtaattcaATTTAGAAACATTTTTGTACTGCTGCGATTTCTTGTTTGCAAAtgcaataaataaattgttttccGCCCTCTATATTTTTGCTCATGccaatattaatttgtttgccgccctctgtaGTTGTACCAAGTCAAGTCACTCGAGCGAAACGCACATGTAAAAGGTTTGATTTTGATAGCTCGagtttattttatgtaaaaaatattatttatattaaccATTTAGGATAAATTATCTGCTTTTCATGTGTCAATATTTGGTTTAGCCtgccctaggcctagcctaatctAGTGTGTCGTGAACGgaaggcctactaggcctaccgTAATAATATCGTTCAATTCTCCCGACCACCCGCCGCCAGCTCGACGAGGGCTGGTAGGCCGGACCTAGCTTACACCGGGGCCTATCCTacaaaaatgtaggcctagcacaAAAGTAGACTAGCTAAATAGTCTAGCGGCCTAGGCCCCTAGCAGCCAAGGCCCAGCCATTCTTAATTATTAAGCCGACCTCTACTCTAGAGTCTAtctagtataggcctagctagctactaggccaataaattattatgaagtataaaatgtatttaaaattaatacatttttacttcataataatttatttataataattattatttagtactcggtcagtctaattactgaaaacaaaataaaaaacaaataaattcacaataaaatctattttcatTTAGGCCTAGTAACATTACATACAAGAGTTAATGAGttacaaaatagcatttttattCTTGATTAAACATAATACGAGTACTATTCAGTATATTGTTAACTCAAGTGACGAAAACGCGTAAGCAATGTGCCAATGTTATAGGTGCTAAAATCATGCTTTGCTTTTGAAAATCGAAATACTGAAAACGAAATGGGTTTATActtatagattctgtaagtaaatgTTTGTACGATTTTGAATtgtgtgcacactaccatttcgtagggtcttccttggTTTTGCATGCGCGGTCTTCTCTGTGTATCTTAGCTTTAGAAAAACTCCCATCAGAGAGGgcgacaataaaaaaaaatattgatacaaatttgttttcgggtTTTTGTTTTGGTACCAGGCCTATAGTAATACTTATTAATAAGGTCTACTTTTGAGTTGTGTGGGCTATCTACCTAGAGCCTCACTCTAGGGCAGGCTTATCTGgctataaatacagtagtactaaGGCCTAATGTAATGCATGACAGTGATTAATGTAAGAATAGCCACtgcataaattatttatatctaGTTTTAAGGGTTGTTAACGTTTAGGGTCTTGATTGTTTGAGGAATTTTAACATACCggtaattttgatttattttctatttttagatatttgtttgtattgcaTAGCAATGGCAGTAGTTTTGTGTTGGTGCTCTAAGTACTTTACTCTGCCATTATTTCAAACAGCTCGTCTTTACCAAACAACTGTTCCTGTTGCAGCTGGGAAAGCTTGGAGAGAAAGGTAGCAAGATAATCATGAGTAACTTGTCTAATAGTGTAGAAAATGAAATTACaacaaatatactgtatatatatatactgtaataatacaattttctgGAAATTATTAGTAGTTATAAATTATATAGTGATGGGTTTGAAGATGGGGCTATTTTTGGGCAACTAAAACTAGGCCATGAATACCAAAAAGTTTACaagtaatataggcctagacattGATCGAAATGTTACCCTACTCTGATGTGCTTTTGTAGTTTGAGTAACaccaaataattttttttgcaagTGTTCTCACTGTATTATACTTggtataaagtaaaaaaaatatgccAGAGTAAGGCAAACATCTGTCCAATTACTCAACTTCTTGATGCAAAGCTACTGCACAGTAATAGAATTAACATAGCCATACTCCAGGCAGTGAAATACATCCCATTGTGAATTCACTATTTCAgaatgtaattgtatttttatttcagcCAAGGACATGCAAGAACTGGAAATGAATATGGACCTCTGACTGACCTACCAGATTGGTCCTTCGCTGGtatgtacattattataatatagagcGAGAAG
This region of Antedon mediterranea chromosome 8, ecAntMedi1.1, whole genome shotgun sequence genomic DNA includes:
- the LOC140056368 gene encoding large ribosomal subunit protein uL3m-like, whose protein sequence is MAASVSVMPFLRRSCTFLKCFPTYAVRIQCASRKPWEPPKHPIDYLATRPLDTTIYENDITKENEELLKEWNIKKHQYDTSPLKEAPWEKGKWVPKSKRTGLVGMKLGMMRLWNKEGEPLATTVVQVLENTVLKYESPEEYKYSSKRGNYAALTVGSKNIPPDSRDRSYIELFKGTGVPVKDFLATFTISENAKLQPGTPLFASHFRPGMKIDVCGKTKAKGFQGVMKRWGFKGQPASHGATKTHRRIGGLGGGGSPSRVWPGKKMPGMMGDRWRWKYNLQILRINTKHNLLYIAGTFPGFKYDFCKIKDSQITPLTTAPPFPTFSPDLDESLDEDLYADQIFKFSDESIKYEEEE